CCGGGGAAAACCGCTGGTGGGAACTGCGCAATCGTGCCGTTACCTGGTCTGGTTATGCGGCGATCCTCGCTCTGTTGGTTATCCTTAGCGGGCTGTGGCTCATCAGCTTTAACCGGAACAAGGCGTATCTGGAAGAGGTGGATGCAAAAGTGCCGCACCTGGAGCAGCAGAGCAAAGCGTTGCAAAACCAGCCACAGCGCGATCTGTTTGCCCTCCTGCCGCTGCTCAACGATCTGGTGGAACTACCAAAAAGCAACGCATTTGACGTCAACGATCCTCCGGTGACTCGCCGTATGGGGCTTTATCGCGGTGATGACGTCAGCGACGCCTCGCAGTCTCTGTATCAGAAAGCGCTGGATCAGATGCTGCTGCCTGCCGTGGCGATGCACATCACCACCTGGCTGCGTAACGATAACGGCAGCGATGTGGAATACAGCTACGAGGCGCTGAAGGCGTATCAGATGCTCTATCAGCCGAAGCATTACGACGGCAAGTTTTTGCACTCGTGGGTGATGCTGAATTTACAACGCAATCTGCCGCAAAACGTCACGCAGGCGCAGCTTCAGCAGCTCGAATGGCATCTGACGCAACTGCTGGAGCCGCAAATTCAGTCTTCGCCGTATGCCCAGGACGAGACGCTGGTGGCGCGCGAGCGGGCGCTGATCAACCAGCAGCCGCTCTCCACCCGTGTCTATGGTCGTCTGAAACGTCTGCTTGAGCATGATGAAAATCTGCAGCCGGTTTCGCTGGCGGACCTGGGCGGCCCGCAAAGCGAACTGGTCTTTTCACGTAAAAGCGGCAAACCGGTGAGTGAAGGCGTGCCGGGCCTCTACACCCCGGACGGCTACTGGAAGAGCTTTAACGGTCAGATAGACAACGTGACCACCGCTCTACACGAAGATGATGCCTGGGTGCTGGGCGCGACGTCGTCGCAGGAAGACAAACCGCAGATCGATAACGCCGTACGCCAGCTCTACATGCGTGACTTTATCGCGAACTGGGATCGCTTCCTTGCGGATATTCAGCTCAACAACAGCGCCGATCTCTCCCAGCGAATCAATACGGCGCGCCTGCTCTCCGGCGCTAACTCGCCGCTGCGCCGTCTGGTTCAGAATCTGAGCCAGGTGCTGGATCTGTCGCACAATGCACCAGCGCCCGAGGATGCCGGGAAAGTCCAGGAGCAGGGCAACGGGGCCACCCGCACGCTGGAAGCGCTGTTCAGCAACAATGACGCAGCGCCGACACAGCGCGCGGTCATGACGCAAACCCCTGAACAGCGGGTTACCGAGCATTATGCGCCGATGATTGAGCTGGCGCAGCCGCTGGAGAAGGGCGGTAAAACGCTCGTTTTTGATGATTTTCTCAAGCAGGTGGATGAGCTTTACCGCTACCTGACGGCCGTCCAGGACGCCGCTAACAGCGGCATGCCGGCACCGGGCGGCGAAGCGATTAGCCGTCTGCAGGCCAGCGCGGGTCGTCTGCCTGGCGGACTGCAAACCATGTTCAGCAATATGGCGGTTGGCGCCAGCAGCGATACTCAACGTCGAGATCTGGAAAACGTCCGCAAGCGGATTAACGTGGAAGTCGGCGGTTTCTGTCGCCAGGCGATAGCCGGTCGTTACCCACTGGTTCGCAGTGCCAGCACAGAGGTCACGCCTGACGATCTCGCCCGCATGTTCGCACCGGGCACCGGGCTGATGGACACCTTTTTCCGCGACAATCTGACTAACAAGGTGGATACCACCCAGGCGAACTGGCGCTTTATGCCGGGCATCGATGGCAAAACTCTGCCGGGGAGTGAAGGGCTGCTGCGCCCGTTCCAGCAGGCGCAGTCAATCCGGGACGCGTTTTTCGCCAACGGCGCAACCACCCCCTCTTTCAAGGTGACGGTGCGCACTGTGCGGATGGACAACACCATTCTGAACCTGACGCTGGACGTGGACGGGCAGCAATTGCGCTACAGCCACGGCCCACAGGCCGTGCAGATAATGAACTGGCCGGGGCCGGGCGGCACAAATCAGGTGCGTATGCAGTTAGGGCTGGCGAATGGCAGTACGGCTACGCTGGTGACCAACGGTGCCTGGGCGCTGAACCGCTTTTTCGATAAAGCGCGCACCAGCCCCGGCGCGGGCAGCCTGAGCCGTCAGGCTACCTTCAGCGTGGACGGCCATCAGGTCACGCTGGAATTTGCGCCAAACAGCATTCGTAATCCGTTCCAGCTTCCCCGTTTCTCATGCCCATAACCGCAAGGACAGCCGTATGACGAATCCCCCTGCGATGAACCTCTACAGCTGGTATGGCAAATTACCCAGCGCAGGCGACTTTCTGCAGCGTCGTTTTCCTGACGCGTTACAACGCCAGTGGTCCCACTGGTTTCAGGTCGGCCTGCTGGCCTGGCAACAGGAAGAGCAGCGCAGCGGCGAGCGCCAGTTCGCCAAAGCCCCGGTATGGAATTTTGTCGTACCGCCGATGCTGGGTAGCCAGATGATCCAGATGGGCTGTCTGCTGCCAGCCCGTGACAGCGTGGGGCGACAGTATCCGGTCTGCGTTCAGCTTAGCTTTACGCCTGCCGAGTGGTCGCCGCGCATGCTGGGGCAGGCTGAAAGCTGGTACCAGCAGCTTGGCCGGGTGGTACTGCACGCGGTGCGCAACGGTTACTCCGCCGCGCAACTGGAGGAGGCGCTGATGATGATTCCACCGCCACAGCCCGTTGAGCCGCAGATGCGCTCCGACATTCTGGACGTGATTGGTTATGCCGAAGACGACCCGGTAACCCTGGGGTGGCCGCAGGCGGCAGAGTGCTTCGACCCGCAGCGCCAGGCCAGCTTCTGGTGGACCAACCGCTGCGATGGCTACCCGCTTTATACCCACGTTCACAGCGGAAACTTTACCGGGCAGCTTTTTACGCTGCTGTTCGATCCGGCAGGCGGCGCCCGACCGGGCCGTCACGGCCTCTATCCGCCGATGTTTGAATAAGCAGGGACTCCATGAATATTGATGAAATTCTCGCGCCGATAAGCCATGAAAACCCCTGCGGCGAAAATCTTGAGTACGACGCCGACTTTCAGGCCATGGGGCA
This Citrobacter enshiensis DNA region includes the following protein-coding sequences:
- the tssM gene encoding type VI secretion system membrane subunit TssM — encoded protein: MLTTLLSILTNRVLWSLLGVTALAAVIWMIGPLLSIVDTRPLESEQNRIISIAVVYLIWAQSHILPRLYNAWLNRKLMDKLNENTTSPEAADPQKRLNSEEQILAGRFDEAAQMLKKAHFSKAGNRTQWTQRFSTQYLYQLPWYVIIGAPGSGKTTALANSGLQFPLADRFGKTALRGIGGTRNCDWWFTNEAVLLDTAGRYTTQESEQVQDASEWLEFIALLRKYRRRQPINGVIITISLSDLLTQSAEASRQQAVNLRQRLSELHEQLGIRFPVYVMVTKADLLKGFRAWFADYDKAQRDQIWGFTLPWEQTKHADFDLMGNFTREFSLLQQRLDAGLPETMLKEHDAKTRADAYLFPQEFAALRPLLADYLSTVFARSNFETEFSPRGIYFASGTQEGMPFDRVMGELNRALSLPEGEESDSWDSVSKASPIPGAKGQSFFIKNLLQNVIFQEAGIAGENRWWELRNRAVTWSGYAAILALLVILSGLWLISFNRNKAYLEEVDAKVPHLEQQSKALQNQPQRDLFALLPLLNDLVELPKSNAFDVNDPPVTRRMGLYRGDDVSDASQSLYQKALDQMLLPAVAMHITTWLRNDNGSDVEYSYEALKAYQMLYQPKHYDGKFLHSWVMLNLQRNLPQNVTQAQLQQLEWHLTQLLEPQIQSSPYAQDETLVARERALINQQPLSTRVYGRLKRLLEHDENLQPVSLADLGGPQSELVFSRKSGKPVSEGVPGLYTPDGYWKSFNGQIDNVTTALHEDDAWVLGATSSQEDKPQIDNAVRQLYMRDFIANWDRFLADIQLNNSADLSQRINTARLLSGANSPLRRLVQNLSQVLDLSHNAPAPEDAGKVQEQGNGATRTLEALFSNNDAAPTQRAVMTQTPEQRVTEHYAPMIELAQPLEKGGKTLVFDDFLKQVDELYRYLTAVQDAANSGMPAPGGEAISRLQASAGRLPGGLQTMFSNMAVGASSDTQRRDLENVRKRINVEVGGFCRQAIAGRYPLVRSASTEVTPDDLARMFAPGTGLMDTFFRDNLTNKVDTTQANWRFMPGIDGKTLPGSEGLLRPFQQAQSIRDAFFANGATTPSFKVTVRTVRMDNTILNLTLDVDGQQLRYSHGPQAVQIMNWPGPGGTNQVRMQLGLANGSTATLVTNGAWALNRFFDKARTSPGAGSLSRQATFSVDGHQVTLEFAPNSIRNPFQLPRFSCP
- the tagF gene encoding type VI secretion system-associated protein TagF, with the protein product MTNPPAMNLYSWYGKLPSAGDFLQRRFPDALQRQWSHWFQVGLLAWQQEEQRSGERQFAKAPVWNFVVPPMLGSQMIQMGCLLPARDSVGRQYPVCVQLSFTPAEWSPRMLGQAESWYQQLGRVVLHAVRNGYSAAQLEEALMMIPPPQPVEPQMRSDILDVIGYAEDDPVTLGWPQAAECFDPQRQASFWWTNRCDGYPLYTHVHSGNFTGQLFTLLFDPAGGARPGRHGLYPPMFE